A part of Kitasatospora acidiphila genomic DNA contains:
- a CDS encoding LysR family transcriptional regulator, with translation MDLRYLRAFVAVADHGGISAAAQQLGYAQSSVSAQLKRLEAELGAAVLLRGGTGATLTEAGRRLLPHAREALELDERMRRAVLGERPRLRIGAQESLAHAWLPDVLAAFEYGAGGPDATAEVDLSVGNRTKLDALFTAGELDVAFQYDNGVRVLGPSAVVGHDRTVLAVGSSHPLARVGTVTAEQLLRYEFLVAEPGCTSEMLLDRFGRDLLLGAQVAMVTGSLAALLRLTGHGRGVTLLPEMAVARELESGELVELPLAEQVRPVSIVAKWHPRLGLADGPLRALLELARRADPLPEPTHQGNQASQVS, from the coding sequence ATGGACCTCCGCTACCTGCGCGCCTTCGTGGCGGTCGCCGACCACGGCGGGATCTCGGCCGCCGCCCAGCAACTCGGCTACGCCCAGTCCAGCGTCAGCGCGCAGCTCAAGCGACTTGAGGCGGAGCTCGGCGCGGCCGTGCTGCTGCGGGGCGGCACCGGAGCCACCCTCACCGAGGCCGGCCGGCGGCTGCTGCCGCACGCCCGGGAGGCCCTGGAACTCGACGAGCGCATGCGGCGGGCGGTGCTCGGCGAGCGGCCCAGGTTGCGGATCGGCGCCCAGGAGTCGCTGGCGCACGCCTGGCTGCCGGACGTGCTGGCGGCCTTCGAGTACGGCGCGGGCGGGCCGGACGCCACCGCCGAGGTGGACCTCAGCGTGGGCAACCGCACCAAGCTCGACGCCCTGTTCACGGCCGGGGAGCTGGACGTGGCCTTCCAGTACGACAACGGGGTGCGCGTCCTCGGGCCGTCCGCGGTGGTCGGGCACGACCGTACGGTGCTGGCGGTCGGGTCGTCCCATCCACTGGCGCGGGTCGGCACGGTGACGGCTGAACAGCTGTTGCGGTACGAGTTCCTGGTGGCCGAGCCGGGGTGCACCTCCGAGATGCTGCTGGACCGGTTCGGCCGCGACCTGCTGCTGGGGGCCCAGGTCGCGATGGTGACCGGCTCGCTCGCCGCGCTGCTCCGGCTGACCGGGCACGGCCGCGGGGTCACCCTGCTGCCGGAGATGGCGGTCGCCCGGGAGCTGGAGAGCGGCGAACTGGTCGAGCTGCCGCTGGCCGAGCAGGTCCGGCCGGTGAGCATCGTCGCCAAGTGGCACCCCCGGCTCGGGCTGGCCGACGGCCCGCTGCGCGCCCTCCTGGAGCTGGCCCGCCGGGCCGATCCGCTCCCGGAGCCGACCCACCAGGGCAACCAGGCCTCCCAAGTCTCCTGA